One part of the Nitrosophilus kaiyonis genome encodes these proteins:
- a CDS encoding acyloxyacyl hydrolase has protein sequence MRFLLIFIPLFLFADSFFLDIAKDTDSNNKYFALGISKNTPIYSLPTYTSIDVGGWGSNESLSFVSINEGIKYGDRLFLKAQIGLSLISNTTKNLSTTLEFSEKVSIGTYIGKNSLSLFFRHFSNANIKKPNGGESFIGLSFLTNF, from the coding sequence GTGAGGTTTTTACTCATTTTTATTCCCCTATTTCTTTTTGCTGATAGCTTTTTCTTAGATATTGCAAAAGATACTGATAGTAACAATAAATATTTTGCTTTAGGAATTTCTAAAAATACTCCAATTTACTCATTACCTACATATACATCTATAGATGTTGGTGGATGGGGTAGTAATGAAAGCTTGAGTTTTGTTTCAATTAATGAGGGAATAAAATATGGAGATAGACTATTTTTAAAAGCTCAAATTGGACTATCTTTGATTTCAAATACAACAAAAAATCTCTCAACAACTTTGGAATTTTCTGAAAAAGTATCAATTGGTACCTATATTGGCAAAAATAGCTTATCTCTATTTTTTAGACATTTTTCTAATGCTAATATTAAAAAACCAAATGGAGGTGAGAGTTTTATAGGATTATCTTTTTTAACTAATTTCTAG
- a CDS encoding methyl-accepting chemotaxis protein, translating into MFGFNNSNEKKLKELIENLKKENELLKDEKETLKKELNELKQNRQNKKDDFKTLFEYENQNLQLGLKDIQGNLSESVGEVKHTIASATDLNEKFKEIIEGITSIMGDTNLLNSTAHKSKDSVGDLLQRAEEVDKILSLIKEISEQTNLLALNAAIEAARAGEFGKGFSVVAEEVRGLADRTQKAVKEVDNILKSMKEEIDDVGKKATDVSEKIEIIDKKIDGFKNELYIMNQKVSDTFEKILKVANRVFMGLAKLDHVIWKVNTYLSIAKHKEMFKYVDYHDCRLGKWYYEGEGKKYFSNTPSFISLESPHATVHEGTKKIFNLLKVEKIDLENLMSAVKEMEEGSKKVFEILDKILVEKDEES; encoded by the coding sequence ATGTTTGGATTTAATAACAGTAATGAAAAAAAATTGAAAGAGTTAATTGAAAATTTAAAAAAAGAAAATGAGCTTTTAAAAGATGAAAAAGAAACTTTAAAAAAAGAGTTAAATGAATTAAAGCAAAATCGACAAAATAAAAAAGATGACTTTAAAACTCTTTTTGAATATGAAAACCAAAATCTTCAATTGGGTTTAAAAGATATACAAGGAAATCTTTCAGAATCTGTAGGAGAAGTAAAGCATACTATCGCTTCAGCAACAGATTTGAATGAAAAATTTAAAGAGATAATTGAAGGTATAACATCTATCATGGGTGATACAAATCTTTTAAATTCTACTGCTCATAAATCAAAAGATAGTGTTGGTGATCTACTTCAAAGAGCAGAAGAGGTTGATAAAATTTTATCTTTAATAAAAGAGATTTCAGAGCAGACTAATCTTTTAGCTTTAAATGCTGCAATAGAAGCAGCAAGGGCTGGTGAATTTGGGAAAGGGTTTTCTGTTGTGGCTGAAGAGGTAAGAGGTCTTGCTGATAGAACTCAAAAGGCCGTTAAAGAGGTTGATAATATTTTAAAATCTATGAAAGAAGAGATTGACGATGTTGGGAAAAAAGCAACTGATGTTAGTGAAAAAATTGAAATAATTGATAAAAAGATAGATGGATTTAAAAATGAACTTTATATTATGAATCAAAAAGTAAGTGATACATTTGAAAAAATATTAAAAGTTGCAAATAGAGTATTTATGGGTCTTGCAAAATTAGACCATGTAATATGGAAAGTTAATACTTATTTGTCTATAGCAAAACATAAAGAGATGTTTAAATATGTAGATTATCATGATTGTAGACTTGGAAAATGGTATTATGAAGGAGAAGGGAAAAAATATTTTTCTAATACTCCAAGTTTTATCTCTTTAGAATCTCCACATGCAACTGTTCATGAAGGTACAAAAAAGATATTTAATCTATTAAAAGTTGAAAAAATAGATTTAGAAAATTTAATGAGTGCTGTAAAAGAAATGGAAGAAGGAAGTAAAAAAGTTTTTGAAATATTAGATAAGATACTTGTTGAAAAAGATGAAGAGAGTTAA